ATGACCTAatgaggataggtcgtcaatagttttGTACCAGAAAATCCTTTTAACTGCCAAACTGTAGTCAAATCTGTATCTCATCAGCTGTAAATGGTAATCCCCATGATTTTACTCGcagagctgttttgctgcaggaagcagagagctctgtaCATTGGGCAGTGGCCGGGTTAGTTctacaggctgagtcccattcacttcagtaggactcagcctgcagtactaacctGGGCCTCTACGCAATGTACTGACCTGTCcgcttcctgcaacaaaacagtCAGAAGTGGAACAACTGCTTTAAACGTCTCCCTGTACAATATAGAAGCCCTGTTCCCCACCACCTCAAACAGGGAAGAAGCTAGTATAGTCATGTGCCGTTcattatgattggctgagcagtcatatgcacaatgaatggcatgtaaCCAGTACCAACTTCTTCTAGGTTTAGAGCCCAGGTGATCTTTGCTCCTgctgtggatgggggcacactTAAGGAGATAAGCATAGCTTATTTCCTTATTCTTATAGGGTTGCACAAAATGGCATGACCAGCTGGATTTGGCCAATCATGCTGTACACTTTCAattttggctgtgattggctaaaattTTGAACAGAATAATCTCTTCTTAGACTGTAGTCTGCCAATGGCCATCGTGAATGATTACTCGCGTTAGTTTTGCAGCCGATGATCTCTCGAAATGGCTAAAATTGTCCATTTCGAGCGACTTTTCTTAAGTGTATGGCTACTTTAAGACTGTAAACCACAGCTACAGATAACAGGATTGAGTGGTTCCCCACAAAGGCTTTGGTCTATTGCTGTAAGACCATGAAACTCAAGGGAAATAGTAAACTTAAGCAGGGTTGGATGCCTTTGTGGAAAAACTTAATAGTTATTTAGTGAAAAATGGGTGGTTGACCCTAAAAATGTATTCTGATCACTACAGCTAAAGTCATTTAGGATTTTTCTTCTTTATATGGGGACTAACTGGCATTTAGCTTACAGATGTTTGTTTTTGCCTTCCAACTGGATCAATACAGTATAACAATAAAAGggaacttaaagggattctgtcatcaagttcatgctgcctgaaccctgtcctgggttcatgttgACCATGGTTtggacagcatgaacctgatgacagaatccctttaatggaTTGTGTCTTTTCTCAACCTTACTATGCATTAAGTAACTTTCCATTATATGTTACATTCTATATATTATATCCAAAAAGATACCTTCTGTAATAAAATGGCTTTTATTTTGATACTCTTTGATCCTCTATATTAATTCCTTGCAAGTCTTTCTAGTTAATGTGGTCATCATGCTCAATACAAACCATAGTGCTAATGCATACTGGGATTTATCTGGAACAATTACTGAATCACATTCAAAATGTTTGTATCATGAGATCTATCTACAGATAATCACTGCACAGTTTCCACAGTCCTATTTCACCTGCTCTCATCCAATACAGTCATGAGCTGTCGACAACTGAACTACCAAGTCTTTTAATATCATCTTTAATATAGTATATTTCTCTCATCTGCAGAGCACTTTTACTGAAGAACATCATCAGGCCCAAGATACATTTTTAGTAAATAGAGcactgggaagaaaaaaaaaattgggtttcAAAAGACCCCTAGTTCCCCCATTATCACGCTTCTTCTAAAGGCTGACAACGGATGCTCTTTAAACCCCTCCCCTTTTATGGACgacaaataaagaatatatatgtatttaaaaaaatgctccTTATATTCAAAAAGAGCAAAAGTCTAAAAAGATACAGCCCCGTTAAATTAAATATATTAACACTATATGACTgacatagaaaaataaatatatatatttaactctgtatacacatacatatatttatatagagcgctataaatatatacattgatatatagatatagtcatacctatatatttatatgtataaaCATCTCTATGTATGTGTTTAAATCTACTCGCCTGGCAGATTGTTGGAGTCACCGATACAACGTTTTTcgaaacaaaaaaatattttctgtatttttttttatattttttttcttcaagtctGTAATGTGGCACTGATTCTGACCACAGTGCAAATAGTAAGTGGACTAAAAACCTGGCTTGGCACTTTCTGCATTCAAACCTAAATTGGCCGTACTGAAATTGCGTattagaaaaaaagaattgaaaataaaacaaataaagtAAGCAAATCATAGCCCCCACCCAATTCTTCCCACCCCACAAGCCCAACAGTTGTGTTCTTGAAAATCTCatcccatttttgttttcttctcaATCCCTCCCACATTTTTTAACCCCAGTATTCTCGtcctttttgcttctttttttttagttatttaaaTGAATCAGTAAAATGAACGGGTACATAGAGGgattcatgcattttttttcgtTTGGTTCATTCTATCCTTTttcgggaatttttttttttaaatgtgtttagattttttttgtcttttttttaagaaatctgtatttttttttcttcacttattTTCAGTACTTTTGTTCTCGGTAACTTGCTTTGCTCTTGTTCTGTTTGGGTCTCTAGCCCTTTCAGTCTTTGCATACCACCATcacgtatttaaccccttcactgttaCAAAGGGAGATCAATGTAGGAGTTAAATGCAATAGGTtgcttgtacagaaaaaaaaaagaatttcacaTCAAACTTAGTGAGTTTCTTAGGCGTGTAATACAAGGGTTATTTCGACTGAGTAATAATGAgtatccctatatatatatatatatatatatatcttaatttatatatatagatagatatctataaatgtatagatatatatctatatatagagagagatatacatatatatatatatgtgtgtgtgttatttatataatgtatttttgtttgtgtgtttgttGTTTTTGTATAGTATATTTGTATTATATGATGATATGCATATTGTGTGGCTGCCCAATGCAATAGCTATACACTGCGAAATACACTGTAAATTGAGTCAGAGTAGTTATATGTATAATTAATACAGTATTTTGTTTAATGTGCCATTTATCACTATATTTGATCTTTTCCCCAATAATTAATATACTGTATTACATAATGTACTTTCAGTGGTAATAGCTAGGCAAGGATACTCACTATTATTCATACTACTGGTATAAGGAAGGATGTACTCATATTTTATTACAGTTTAGAAGGATTTTAATCCTAGTTTTATTTTTCTCCTATACGAGCAACGCTATTTTCGACACAGTCTGCATCCTCAATAAAATATCACTTCAAAATGATATATACTTACTGGAGAAGTGTCAAAAAAATGATGCCATTTCACAGTGTTTATAGGGTTATAAGTAATCGCAGTGTGGTTCTAGACCATGAATGTCAGATTTAGCAGCCGGTTTAACATTTCAGATAAACCATGTAGGCCAGATAGAACGTTTTTGCATATTACTCCAAAAACAAGGAAACACCAGTAACCACATTGAGGATATTTTCTCAAGGATGAAGACTTTTCTTTTACACATACAGATCTGTGTATCAGACTTAGGTGTCTGGTGTTGTACAATTTCTATCATTTTTGCCATAAAAAAAGAAATTGGctttttttaaagaggttttgaGAAAATCTTTTTGTTCTGCAGTTGTTTTCACCCTGTATAGACTTCATCCTATAGCTCTGTATGGACAGTTGCAATGCAGCATTTAGGGTCTGTACAGGTGGACAAGTTTGTCCTGAGCTCATTTTTCATGATTACTACAATTTTAATACATTGTTTATTGAATCATGAAAACCCAACAAAGAACTTGAAAATTCTGCATTTAAGTTTTGTTGCCTTAATTGTGGTGAAAAAGTTTTGGAAACTTATTTTAGAACCATAATGGGCCATGTGTGAACAGTTAATTTCCAGCCCAAAGCTTGATACACAGATCCCTTCATCTAGACCATATTACTTTAGCTTTCTGACCCTCATTGATCTATCTGTCTGTgtctttcttctcttcctccatcttgTTTCATACTGGGGTGGTcctgcgattggctgtgttgGTGTGCGCAGAGTCCTTATTATCTTTGGGTATACAGTTATGAACTTGGAGGAAGCTGTTATCCGAGTTATAAGTGGCTGTGGGGGTCCCGGCTGATTTGAGAGGGTCGCGGCTCAGCGTGTACATGGAGATCTCAGTGGAGGGGAGGGTGTTGAAGCCCTTGAGGCCCACAGGAGAGGCATCACGGGAGTGGGATGGCTCCGTGGACCGGGAGCTGGAGCGGCTGCGCCTCTGATAACGGTAGCGGTAACTTGGAATGCGAGTGATTGCAGAGGACTGGAGGTAGTCCGTTGCCCGTGCTGTGGCCCTCAGCTGTTTGTGGCGGTCAATGAACATGTGAACAGCAAGCACCCCCACCATTTCAGCAATAATGAAGGAAAGGGCCCCAAAGTAAAAGGACCAGCCATAAGAGTAGCTGTTTTTCTTTGAGTCACTTTTTGAAGGGTCACCAGCATTGGCAGATATGTACACAATGATCCCAATGATGTTGCTCAGGCCTGTAAATcatagaaaacaaaaagaaaaagtgaGAACAAGAAAATGGCAGTAAACATTGTAGAGCATAAATGCATAAAAAAACGCCAACATTAAGCAGGACTGGCAGAGTTGTTTTTCATATACCTTGTCTATTGAGTGCACTGCGCTACAGAACTAAATGCGTACATTTCAGGGACTTATAAGAACTGATGAACGGCGGATGCTATTTTGTATTACTTAGCTGAAATTGGTGACTCCTACCCAACAATGTTAACTGTCTCTATTTGTCTTCTAGACAGGAGCAGAAGACGGCAATTTGTCATCTTATGTAGATGCTTTAAGAGGTTGTCCTAACAGAACAGCTAATCACCAGGGAGGCTTTCTTATGAGGAGGGGATGCCCAAATGAGACAAAGCCTTTAAGTGTACCCTCacgtaaagggccatttacacaggctgATGACTCGGAATGAATGTTCGTCCTAACATTCACCCGATCATTTGTCCATATGAAAGTGCTGCCAATTACCCAATAAACCAGCATACACTCATTCGTAGGGTGATCACAACTTTTATGTGGTTCCAAAAATCAACTCATGTCGACAGCACATGGGTCTTTGGAAACAGCAATGTGTTGTCAACAACAATGGAACCGCAGGTGTCTAAACAGTCAGAATAATGATACAGAATTgcgaatcattccatgtaaatggaTCTAAATGAGTCTCAAGGAACTTACAAAAATGTCAATTGGGGCTTGTACATGGCAAAAAAGATCTTAAGTCCCAtacaggggatggacaaaaaaatggaaacaccatacaaaatgcatgccttaggttacatgggattataaaccatatttcagtaagacatgagaccgattttaagtggaggtaatatgacacagatgctgccaggcagaagtgacCATCTACCCGAGCAACAAGGCCCTATTGGTCAGAGGTTTGAgctactcagctgctgttaccagctggcacccaaaaccacccagagcagggcaagaggtgaagtaaacatgtATTTGTCGGGAAAGctttcagccaagcaggggtcaaaagggcatctcagtgctaatgattaaaatcccatgcattttgtatggtgcctGATGGatccaattgactataatggagttcaaggatgtagctataggggatgcagagggtgcggttgctactgggccctggagccttagggggctcaaaggcccctctatcatataagaaagcacaagtattataaatggcacatggatagTTGAGGGGCCATGTTATggattttgcattgggtccctACAATTAGCCTCTGCCTAAGTTTTTAAGATTCTACCAATTAACTTGGCTGCTAGTGTTGCATtgatgggcttcttaagagaTCCAACAATGCAGGGGAAGGTTGGGGGGGAAGCCCATGCTGAACTTTTGCTTCGGAGGCCATGAGCGTTTAGCTACATCTCTGATGGGGTTAGTCGAGCTTCCATCATGACACCTGGCATTTTTCAAGACATAATAGCGCAACATGGTGTGGTATTTCATCTTGGATTTTGTGGCAGATCTATGCTTGAGGCTCCAATGGAGATGTGACCAGAGCCTTTGACTACTAATATGAATGCATCAG
Above is a window of Eleutherodactylus coqui strain aEleCoq1 chromosome 3, aEleCoq1.hap1, whole genome shotgun sequence DNA encoding:
- the CACNG2 gene encoding voltage-dependent calcium channel gamma-2 subunit; this translates as MGLFDRGVQMLLTTVGAFAAFSLMTIAVGTDYWLYSRGVCKSKSISENETSKKNEEVMTHSGLWRTCCLEGNFKGVCKQIDHFPEDADYEADTAEYFLRAVRASSIFPILSVILLFMGGLCIAASEFYKTRHNIILSAGIFFVSAGLSNIIGIIVYISANAGDPSKSDSKKNSYSYGWSFYFGALSFIIAEMVGVLAVHMFIDRHKQLRATARATDYLQSSAITRIPSYRYRYQRRSRSSSRSTEPSHSRDASPVGLKGFNTLPSTEISMYTLSRDPLKSAGTPTATYNSDNSFLQVHNCIPKDNKDSAHTNTANRRTTPV